The genomic stretch CGCGAACTCGCTACCCAAAAAATCCGCAATACCGAAATAAAACACAGCAGTCATTACCGCAAACCGATCAGCGAGTTATATCAAAATTTAGCTCAGCACCAAGAATGGGAAACCCGTTTACAGGATTTAGTTCGCCAAAAGACCGCCGCATTGAATCACACTGGCCAACATAACCAAACACAAGCGCAACAAGATTTAATGACCGCAGAGCAACGTTTAGCGCGTTGTAAAGAAGCGAAATTAAAGATTGAACGCCAAATCACTTACCGTGAAAAACACAACCCAAGTAACGATTATGTCTAAATCCAATCCAGCAGAACAAAAGCGACAAACCGAAATTGTGAATGATAGTGATCGTGCTAATGATAGTGACTCGGTATCGAGCCCACTTGATAATG from Vibrio algicola encodes the following:
- a CDS encoding primosomal replication protein yields the protein MSTFNDIASKLDQMSIQAASRDRQKGEHHQALFDEHLFRCRARLLVPCVAETRATYDTIIREQSAKRLTALRAEHLTQLLLSQLGAIQRELATQKIRNTEIKHSSHYRKPISELYQNLAQHQEWETRLQDLVRQKTAALNHTGQHNQTQAQQDLMTAEQRLARCKEAKLKIERQITYREKHNPSNDYV